The following nucleotide sequence is from Pseudomonas sessilinigenes.
GAAGAGCTTGGCGGCTTCAGCCAATGGCTGCCCAGCGAGCAGCTCGACGGCCTGCGCCGCGACCCGGCGGCGAGCTTCATGCAACTGGACCAGCAAGTGCTGCAACGCATCGAGCAACTGCGCGAACAGCAGGATGAAACCCAAGAACAGCAGCAGCGCCAGCTGGCCCTGGACAAGGAGCAGGACCGCCAGCAGACCCGCCAGCAGCAACTGCACGACGCCCGGCAGCAGGCCGAGGCCCTGCACCAGCAGCAACAGGCGCGCCAGCAGCGGTTGGCCGAATTGCTGGGAGCCCACGACAGTGCCGAGCACTGGCAACAACAACTGGAACAGAGTGTCGAGCAGGCCCGCTCGGCCCAGGCCACGGCCCAGCAGCAGGCGCAGGAACTGCAGCAGCAACTGATCCAGCTGGCCGCCGAGCTCAAGGCCGGCCAGGAGCGCTGCCAGGCCCTGGAAGCCGAGCAACAGCAACTGGCCGCCAGCATCGAGCAGTGGCGCGCCCAGCACCCGCAACTCGACGATGCCGGTTTGCAAGCGCTGCTGGAACTGGACGACAGCCAGGTCCGACAACTGCGCGAGCGCCTGCAGGCTAACGACAAGGCCATCGAACAGGCCCGGGTACTGCTCGAGGAACGCCAGCAGCGCCTGGAGCAGCACCAGGCCCAGCACAACGGCAACCTGGAAGCCGAGGAACTGGCCCAGGCCCTGGAAACCACCCAGCAACAGGCATTGGCCGACGAACAGCAAGTGGCCGAACTGCGTGCCCGGCAGAGCGAAGACCAACGTCGCCAGGAGGCCAACCAGGCCCTGGCCCAGGGCATCGCCCAGGCATACGAGCAATGGCAACGCTGGGCCCGGCTCAGCGCCCTGATCGGCTCGGCCGAAGGCGACAAGTTCCGCAAGATCGCCCAGGCCTACAACCTCGACCTGCTGGTGCACCACGCCAACGCGCAACTGCGCCAGTTGGTGCGGCGTTATCGCCTCAAGCGCGGCGGCAGCATGCTCGGCCTGCTGGTGCTGGACACCGAGATGGGCGACGAACTGCGTTCGGTGCATTCGCTGTCCGGTGGCGAGACCTTCCTGGTGTCCCTGGCGCTGGCCCTGGGGTTGGCGTCCATGGCCTCGAGCACCTTGAAGATCGAGTCGCTGTTCATCGACGAAGGCTTCGGCAGCCTCGACCCCGAGTCGCTGCAGCTGGCCATGGACGCCCTCGACGGCCTCCAGGCCCAGGGCCGCAAGGTGGCGGTGATTTCCCATGTGCAGGAAATGCACGAGCGGATCCCGGTACAGATCCAGGTCAGCCGCCAGGGCAACGGCCTGAGCCACCTGGAGGTGAAATGAACGACGCCCAGGCCACCCTCTACTCGTTCCGCCGCTGTCCCTATGCCATGCGTGCCCGGCTGGCCCTGCGCTATGCCGGGGTGAGGCCACGAATGGTCGAGGTCAGCCTCAAGGCTAAGCCACCCGAAATGCTGGCGCTGTCGCCCAAGGGCACGGTGCCGGTGCTCAGCGTCGGCGAGCGGGTGATCGATGAAAGCCTGCAGATCATGCTCTGGGCCCTGGAGCAGAATGACCCCGGGGACTGGCGCCTGCTGGGCGAGCCCCAGGCCCGGGTGCAGATGGCGGGGCTGATCGAGGAGAACGATCAGGTGTTCAAGGTCCACCTCAATCGCTACAAGTACGCCGAGCGTTACCCCGAGGCACCGATGGAGCATTACCGGGCCCAGGGCGAGCTGTTCCTGGCGCGCCTGGAGCGGCTACTGAGCCGGCAGCGCTATCTGCTGGGCGGCCATCCAAGCCTGGCGGACGCGGCCCTGCTGCCCTTCGTCCGCCAGTTCGCCCACGTGGATCGCGACTGGTTCGCC
It contains:
- a CDS encoding glutathione S-transferase codes for the protein MNDAQATLYSFRRCPYAMRARLALRYAGVRPRMVEVSLKAKPPEMLALSPKGTVPVLSVGERVIDESLQIMLWALEQNDPGDWRLLGEPQARVQMAGLIEENDQVFKVHLNRYKYAERYPEAPMEHYRAQGELFLARLERLLSRQRYLLGGHPSLADAALLPFVRQFAHVDRDWFAQAPYPALQAWLQGWLESELFSAIMAKPA